The following proteins come from a genomic window of Methanospirillum lacunae:
- a CDS encoding AI-2E family transporter yields the protein MLNTPQIPQIPDFFKRLSGEQRAGVILATIILLLTIFLFWKLVYATVIAISLAVVLMPAQRYLERFIGSGYAAISVCLLSIAGIVGFLLLLIDSFIVTRLYIFEVAQSMATAIRSFQPGTESITGYMLKLFGGINVQPNSAKIIEDSAPIIIQSMSSIAQNLPGLLVELFIVILMLFLLLRNGEVLSSQFFSIIPSHMSRYVKILCRVVTDTMYGVYVVNISVAILTFFITLPFFWILGYGQIVFWAFICAASHLFPFFGPQLITLFLAGYAIAQGDMRGLALVAVVGYPLISGLQDFLIRPRLLARRVAIHPVLMMIGIFGGMLILGPIGLIIGPLIIALADAGYDILTEIIAEKQSEENEKISI from the coding sequence ATGCTGAATACTCCACAAATACCACAGATCCCTGATTTTTTCAAGAGACTCTCTGGTGAACAACGTGCAGGTGTAATTCTTGCAACTATCATCCTCCTGCTCACCATATTTCTCTTCTGGAAATTAGTTTATGCAACTGTGATAGCAATATCACTCGCTGTTGTTCTTATGCCAGCACAACGGTACCTGGAGAGGTTCATCGGTAGCGGATATGCAGCAATATCGGTCTGTCTCCTTTCAATCGCAGGGATTGTGGGTTTTTTGCTTCTTCTCATTGATTCCTTTATTGTAACCAGGCTGTATATCTTTGAAGTCGCACAGTCAATGGCAACCGCGATACGGAGTTTCCAGCCAGGAACCGAGTCAATCACCGGATATATGCTGAAATTATTTGGTGGAATAAATGTGCAGCCAAATTCGGCAAAGATCATCGAAGATTCTGCCCCAATTATTATCCAGAGTATGAGTTCAATCGCACAGAACCTCCCAGGTCTGCTGGTTGAACTGTTTATTGTTATACTGATGCTTTTTCTGCTCCTTCGCAACGGTGAGGTATTATCATCCCAGTTCTTTTCGATAATCCCGTCACACATGTCAAGATATGTCAAAATCCTCTGCAGGGTTGTAACAGACACCATGTATGGTGTCTACGTGGTCAACATCAGTGTGGCAATCCTGACATTTTTTATCACCCTTCCTTTCTTCTGGATCCTGGGATATGGTCAGATAGTATTCTGGGCATTCATATGTGCAGCCTCACATCTCTTCCCATTCTTTGGTCCACAACTCATCACACTTTTTCTCGCAGGGTATGCCATTGCACAGGGAGATATGCGTGGACTTGCCCTTGTTGCTGTGGTTGGATACCCACTCATTTCAGGTCTGCAGGATTTCTTGATCAGACCCCGTCTCCTTGCCCGGAGAGTCGCTATTCATCCGGTACTGATGATGATAGGAATATTCGGAGGAATGCTCATTCTCGGCCCGATAGGCCTTATCATCGGACCATTGATCATTGCTCTGGCAGATGCGGGATATGATATCCTGACAGAGATAATTGCTGAAAAACAATCAGAAGAGAACGAAAAAATTTCAATATAA
- the cmk gene encoding (d)CMP kinase: MRVTISGLPGSGTTSLTYHLASEHRFDVISAGEVFRQMAKERGLTLAEFGAFCESDPSVDKLIDERQREIALSQDQILIEGRLSGWMLPEADLRIWLKASLECRVKRILDRDKFADFDHAMQATADREASEALRYKQYYNIDYASLDPYHLVLDTELWTVEQLSRIVSSALAARLENK; encoded by the coding sequence ATGAGGGTCACAATCAGTGGCCTGCCTGGGAGTGGGACCACCTCCCTTACCTACCATTTGGCAAGTGAGCACCGTTTTGATGTCATATCCGCCGGTGAAGTCTTCCGCCAGATGGCCAAAGAACGGGGATTGACCCTTGCTGAGTTTGGTGCCTTTTGTGAAAGTGATCCCTCTGTTGACAAACTGATCGATGAACGTCAGCGTGAGATAGCCTTGTCACAGGATCAGATCCTAATTGAGGGGCGGCTCTCCGGGTGGATGCTTCCTGAAGCGGATCTTCGTATCTGGCTCAAAGCATCTCTAGAATGCAGAGTAAAACGTATTTTAGACCGGGATAAGTTTGCAGATTTTGATCACGCTATGCAGGCAACTGCAGACCGGGAAGCAAGTGAAGCACTTCGATACAAACAATACTATAATATTGACTATGCTTCGCTTGACCCGTATCATCTGGTCCTTGACACCGAACTCTGGACGGTGGAACAACTGAGCAGGATCGTCTCTTCTGCTTTGGCAGCCAGGCTGGAAAATAAGTAA
- a CDS encoding DUF106 domain-containing protein: MGSSNSGNMSMMPLILAMGLIMVASIEVVRVGIGTSLNVVLGPLVDTLQIPFYIVILLLSAMTGFYSSIIQKYTIDYRKMKETQNKMKDFQKDYREAMLSKDEKRIKKIEAKRDTMMKDQLEMSQAQFKPMGYIMVITLPIFFWLYFRLNNYDALITMPFFGSVHLTAAILGPVPAWMIWYMLCSISLSQVIRKALDIGGI; the protein is encoded by the coding sequence ATGGGATCATCCAATTCAGGAAATATGAGTATGATGCCGCTCATCCTTGCGATGGGCCTCATCATGGTTGCAAGTATTGAGGTAGTACGGGTGGGTATCGGTACATCACTAAATGTGGTGCTTGGCCCACTTGTTGATACGCTCCAGATTCCGTTTTATATTGTTATTCTTCTTCTCTCTGCCATGACCGGTTTTTATTCTTCTATCATCCAGAAGTATACCATAGATTACCGGAAGATGAAAGAGACCCAGAACAAGATGAAGGATTTCCAGAAAGACTATCGTGAAGCGATGCTTTCAAAGGATGAGAAACGTATCAAGAAGATCGAAGCTAAACGCGATACCATGATGAAGGATCAACTTGAGATGAGCCAGGCTCAGTTCAAGCCAATGGGATACATCATGGTCATCACACTTCCGATCTTCTTCTGGCTCTATTTCAGGCTGAATAACTACGATGCATTGATCACCATGCCGTTCTTTGGTTCAGTCCATCTGACAGCTGCAATACTTGGTCCTGTTCCTGCATGGATGATCTGGTATATGCTCTGTTCGATCTCCCTCTCCCAGGTGATTCGAAAAGCCCTTGATATCGGGGGCATCTAA
- a CDS encoding adenylate kinase — MAGKKVIITGVPGVGKTSVINESMTRLEAEGVPYQNINFGTFMFEVAQREGMVKDRDEMRKLDKNAQKRLQQLASQAIAKIEGNVIIDTHASVKTPAGFLAGLPEWVLRELKPDIIILVETDEDQILKRRLSDATRVRDIEGARAIADHQNFNRAVAAAYATITGCTIKYITNADFLIDRAVEEMMQTLR; from the coding sequence ATGGCTGGGAAGAAGGTCATCATCACCGGTGTTCCGGGTGTGGGAAAAACTTCAGTTATCAACGAGTCTATGACCAGGCTTGAGGCTGAAGGGGTTCCCTACCAGAACATCAATTTTGGAACCTTTATGTTTGAGGTCGCCCAGCGTGAAGGGATGGTCAAAGATCGCGATGAGATGCGTAAGCTTGATAAGAATGCCCAGAAAAGGCTTCAGCAACTCGCATCCCAGGCAATCGCCAAGATTGAAGGCAATGTAATCATCGATACCCATGCCTCGGTGAAGACTCCTGCAGGATTTCTTGCAGGACTTCCCGAATGGGTGCTTCGTGAACTCAAACCTGATATCATCATCCTGGTAGAGACGGACGAGGACCAGATCCTAAAACGCCGCCTCTCTGACGCGACCCGTGTACGTGATATTGAGGGAGCACGTGCAATCGCTGATCATCAGAACTTTAATCGTGCTGTGGCGGCCGCATATGCGACAATCACCGGCTGTACGATAAAATATATCACCAATGCAGATTTTCTCATCGACCGGGCTGTCGAAGAAATGATGCAGACCCTCCGGTGA
- the secY gene encoding preprotein translocase subunit SecY: MGEILDRMEPLLAMMPAVKAPEGHVHFKNKLAWTAGILLVYFILTNIPVFGLAASSQDMFEYYRALLAGASGSIVHLGIGPIVTASIVLQLLKGADIIHIDTSEIKGQIQYMGLQKLMIFVMIAVEGAPMIVGGFLKPDPAVALALFGGNSSILAFIIFLQICLGGVLVFMMDEVVTKWGIGSGVGLFIIAGISQALVNGFLGWTAVTDAYPTGFFPRLFAVVLDGANFIQYFGADLIAFICTIGIFLLIVYVESTRVEIPLAHTQVRGARARFPVKLIYASVLPMILVRVLQANFQMIGLFLNNIGITFLGEFQGQSPVNGLMWFLAPINHPTDWMWWMPNYVGTHPPWEVLIRLGIDSVVMIVGGAIFALFWVKTAGLDSKAVARQIQNSGMSIPGYRRNPAILEKVLDRYIPRVTVIGGVFIGLMSVVANLFGVIGSVSGTGLLLTVSITYRLYEQIASEQIMEMYPFMRTFFGKE; this comes from the coding sequence ATGGGTGAGATTCTAGACCGGATGGAGCCTCTTCTGGCTATGATGCCAGCAGTTAAAGCTCCTGAAGGTCACGTTCATTTCAAGAACAAACTGGCATGGACGGCTGGCATATTATTAGTGTACTTTATACTGACCAACATTCCTGTGTTTGGTCTTGCTGCGTCCTCCCAGGATATGTTCGAGTATTACCGTGCTCTGCTAGCCGGAGCAAGTGGTTCAATCGTTCATCTCGGAATCGGACCAATCGTTACTGCTTCGATTGTTCTTCAGCTCCTCAAAGGAGCAGACATCATCCACATAGATACCAGTGAGATAAAAGGGCAGATCCAGTACATGGGACTGCAGAAACTCATGATCTTTGTGATGATTGCTGTTGAAGGAGCACCAATGATTGTGGGTGGATTCTTAAAGCCTGATCCGGCTGTTGCACTCGCACTCTTTGGTGGTAATTCATCAATACTAGCATTCATCATCTTCCTGCAGATATGCCTTGGTGGCGTGTTGGTATTCATGATGGATGAGGTAGTGACCAAATGGGGTATCGGCTCCGGTGTTGGTCTCTTCATCATTGCAGGTATTTCCCAGGCACTCGTAAATGGATTTTTAGGATGGACTGCAGTTACTGATGCTTATCCTACCGGATTTTTCCCTCGGTTATTTGCAGTCGTCCTTGATGGTGCGAATTTCATCCAATATTTCGGTGCTGACCTGATCGCGTTCATTTGTACTATCGGTATCTTCCTCCTGATCGTGTATGTGGAATCAACCCGGGTTGAAATTCCACTTGCACACACCCAGGTAAGAGGTGCCAGAGCACGGTTCCCTGTCAAGCTGATCTACGCCAGTGTGCTCCCGATGATTCTCGTCCGTGTTCTTCAGGCAAACTTCCAGATGATTGGTCTCTTCCTGAATAATATCGGGATTACCTTCCTTGGTGAATTCCAGGGACAGTCTCCGGTCAATGGCCTGATGTGGTTCCTTGCTCCGATCAATCACCCGACTGACTGGATGTGGTGGATGCCTAATTATGTTGGCACTCATCCCCCATGGGAAGTTCTCATCAGACTGGGAATTGACTCGGTTGTGATGATCGTCGGTGGTGCAATCTTCGCACTCTTCTGGGTGAAGACGGCGGGTCTTGACTCAAAAGCAGTTGCACGGCAGATTCAGAACTCAGGCATGTCCATCCCGGGATACCGGCGCAACCCGGCAATCCTTGAGAAGGTTCTCGACCGGTACATTCCCCGTGTCACTGTGATCGGTGGAGTGTTTATCGGGCTTATGTCTGTTGTTGCAAACCTCTTCGGTGTGATCGGTTCGGTCTCCGGTACCGGTCTGCTGTTGACGGTGAGTATCACCTACCGACTGTACGAACAGATAGCAAGTGAACAGATCATGGAGATGTATCCCTTCATGAGAACGTTCTTTGGCAAGGAGTAA
- a CDS encoding uL15m family ribosomal protein has product MPVNKRSKYRGSRTCGGGTHKNRRGAGNRGGRGNAGVNAHHFVKAYLVRGPVFGKCGFKHYHEASITGDVLDIGEIDQIIPILVRTGAAQEEGDTVVFDAAVLGVEKVLGGGKVSHKMKITAAAFSQQAIAKIEAKGGHAMTS; this is encoded by the coding sequence ATGCCAGTCAATAAGCGATCCAAGTACCGTGGCTCACGCACCTGTGGTGGTGGGACCCATAAGAATCGTCGTGGAGCAGGAAACCGCGGAGGCAGAGGCAATGCTGGTGTCAATGCACACCACTTTGTCAAGGCCTACCTCGTAAGAGGTCCGGTTTTTGGTAAGTGCGGATTCAAACACTACCATGAAGCCTCTATCACCGGGGATGTTCTGGACATTGGTGAGATCGATCAGATCATACCAATTCTTGTCAGAACAGGTGCAGCACAGGAAGAAGGCGACACCGTTGTCTTCGATGCAGCAGTCCTTGGTGTTGAGAAGGTTCTTGGTGGCGGAAAGGTCAGCCACAAGATGAAAATCACGGCCGCGGCGTTCTCCCAGCAGGCGATCGCCAAGATTGAGGCGAAAGGCGGTCATGCGATGACCTCCTGA
- a CDS encoding 50S ribosomal protein L30 has translation MYAVVQVRGTVKTRREIKDTLKMLRLHHINHCVIIPDTPAYVGMIRKVKDFVAYGEVDACTVEELLRTRGRLTGDAHLSDEYIKENSQYAGISEFAKALSSGEARLADVPGLKPVLRLHPPRKGYKTTKRTYQQGGSLGYHGENINDLLYKMR, from the coding sequence ATGTATGCTGTTGTTCAGGTCCGCGGAACGGTTAAGACCCGCCGGGAGATCAAGGACACCCTGAAGATGCTCCGCCTTCATCACATCAACCACTGTGTCATCATCCCTGACACTCCGGCTTATGTCGGAATGATTCGCAAAGTCAAGGACTTTGTTGCATATGGTGAAGTTGATGCCTGTACGGTTGAAGAACTTCTGAGAACCCGTGGACGTCTCACTGGTGATGCTCATCTGTCTGATGAATACATCAAAGAGAACTCCCAGTATGCGGGAATCTCCGAGTTTGCAAAAGCACTCTCATCAGGGGAGGCACGGCTGGCAGATGTTCCCGGACTCAAGCCGGTTCTGCGACTCCACCCGCCACGTAAGGGGTATAAGACCACCAAGAGGACCTACCAGCAGGGCGGTTCACTCGGGTACCACGGGGAGAATATTAACGATCTCCTCTACAAGATGAGGTGA
- a CDS encoding 30S ribosomal protein S5, with the protein MAYEKTEWVPLTGLGRMVQSGEIKSIDEALASGKPIKEPEIVDAFLPDLVDEVLDINMVQRMTDSGRRVKFRAVVVVGNHDGYIGFGQGKDSQVGDAIKKAIVNAKTHVIKVKRGCGSWECGCVHPHSIPMQVTGVAGSVKVTLKPAPQGIGLVTGDIGKKVLDLAGIRDVWAQTQGQTRTTINYAKATFNALKATNMIRLGGKE; encoded by the coding sequence ATGGCATACGAGAAGACAGAATGGGTACCCCTGACCGGTCTTGGACGCATGGTCCAGTCCGGTGAGATAAAGAGCATTGACGAGGCGCTCGCCAGTGGGAAACCCATCAAAGAACCTGAGATCGTTGATGCATTCCTCCCTGACCTCGTGGATGAGGTGCTCGACATCAACATGGTACAGAGGATGACCGACTCCGGTCGTCGTGTCAAGTTCAGGGCTGTAGTCGTCGTTGGAAACCACGACGGATACATCGGCTTTGGACAGGGCAAGGACTCCCAGGTGGGAGACGCGATCAAGAAAGCGATCGTAAATGCCAAGACACATGTAATAAAGGTAAAACGTGGCTGTGGTTCATGGGAATGCGGATGTGTCCATCCACATTCAATCCCCATGCAGGTTACTGGTGTTGCAGGCAGTGTCAAAGTCACACTCAAGCCTGCTCCACAGGGAATTGGCCTTGTTACCGGAGACATTGGTAAAAAGGTGCTTGACCTTGCCGGTATTCGTGATGTCTGGGCACAGACCCAGGGTCAGACCCGGACTACCATCAACTATGCAAAGGCAACCTTCAACGCTCTGAAAGCTACCAACATGATCAGGCTGGGAGGAAAGGAGTAA
- a CDS encoding 50S ribosomal protein L18, translated as MATGPRYFVSFRRRREGRTDYHARHKLVVSVRPRMVVRKTNKHIICQMVTAHLEGDRTHVTANSADLRKFGYKGSLCNTPAAYLTGILFAVRSLNAGKDAAILDIGLHRASPGARVFAALKGAAEAGLDIPHSEEILPSDERCNGEHIAAYAPDRAGVLPANVAATRDAIMGELN; from the coding sequence ATGGCAACAGGTCCACGATACTTTGTCTCCTTCCGCCGCAGGCGTGAAGGAAGAACCGACTACCATGCCAGGCATAAACTGGTTGTATCAGTCCGTCCCCGGATGGTAGTCAGAAAGACCAACAAACACATCATCTGTCAGATGGTGACTGCCCACCTTGAAGGTGACCGGACTCATGTCACTGCAAACTCTGCAGATCTCCGTAAATTCGGATATAAGGGTTCATTATGCAACACCCCTGCAGCGTACCTGACTGGAATTCTGTTTGCAGTTCGGTCACTCAATGCAGGCAAAGATGCTGCAATCCTCGACATTGGCCTTCACCGGGCAAGTCCGGGAGCACGTGTATTTGCAGCACTGAAGGGTGCAGCAGAAGCAGGTCTTGACATTCCGCATTCTGAGGAAATACTTCCCTCTGATGAGCGGTGTAACGGAGAACATATCGCAGCATACGCCCCCGACCGTGCAGGAGTCCTGCCTGCCAATGTGGCAGCAACTCGGGATGCAATCATGGGGGAGCTGAACTGA
- a CDS encoding 50S ribosomal protein L19e encodes MSQISGQRRLAAKVLKCGLNRVWFDPEKIDDVQRAISREDIRNLITEGAIAAHQKVGNSRGRARVMMTKRSYGHRKGPGRRKGAIGSRTVSKERWVSRIRAQRKVLRDLRESGEIERSVYRRFYRRAAGGQFRTVAHLKAQIEIGRAQ; translated from the coding sequence ATGAGTCAGATTTCTGGTCAGAGACGCCTGGCTGCCAAAGTCCTCAAATGCGGTCTCAACCGCGTTTGGTTCGATCCTGAAAAGATCGACGACGTGCAGCGGGCTATCTCTCGTGAAGACATCAGAAACCTGATCACGGAGGGAGCAATTGCTGCCCACCAGAAGGTGGGTAATTCCCGTGGACGGGCACGTGTCATGATGACAAAGCGGAGTTATGGACACCGCAAGGGTCCCGGCCGCAGAAAGGGTGCAATCGGCTCGCGTACCGTCAGCAAGGAACGCTGGGTTTCGCGTATCCGTGCCCAGCGGAAGGTACTCCGTGACCTGCGTGAATCTGGTGAGATTGAGCGTTCCGTGTACCGCCGGTTCTATCGGCGTGCTGCTGGTGGTCAGTTCAGGACTGTAGCACACCTGAAAGCCCAGATTGAGATTGGGAGGGCACAGTAA
- a CDS encoding 50S ribosomal protein L32e has product MVSEIRRLLRVRKAKEARFKREGVDKKVTIKDSWRRPRGLHSKQRKLRKAKGPHPDPGYGSPLAVRGMHPCGLREVRVCNLKEMEGLNAATQAIRIGATVGRKKREIIQNKAAEAKIRVLNWKDATKPAAAGKSASKVSKTDASEEEE; this is encoded by the coding sequence ATGGTATCAGAAATCAGACGTCTCCTGCGTGTAAGAAAGGCAAAAGAAGCCCGGTTTAAACGTGAGGGCGTTGATAAGAAGGTAACCATCAAGGACTCCTGGAGGAGACCCCGTGGTCTGCACAGCAAACAGCGTAAACTCCGTAAGGCCAAGGGTCCACACCCGGATCCAGGGTACGGCAGTCCTCTTGCAGTCCGTGGAATGCATCCATGCGGTCTTCGGGAAGTCAGGGTCTGCAATCTGAAAGAGATGGAAGGACTCAACGCTGCAACACAGGCAATCCGTATTGGTGCAACTGTCGGTCGTAAGAAGCGTGAGATCATTCAGAACAAGGCCGCAGAAGCAAAAATCCGCGTCCTTAACTGGAAGGATGCAACCAAACCTGCAGCAGCAGGAAAATCTGCATCAAAAGTCTCCAAGACTGATGCAAGCGAGGAGGAAGAATAA
- the rpl6p gene encoding 50S ribosomal protein L6 encodes MSAQRTVSIPEGVTVTMVDSVLKVKGPKGELQRDMWHPAINIVIEDGHAVFTTESAKKQVVAMVGTLASHCKNMCTGVTSGYQYSLKVVYSHFPIQLKMQGEKLEIFNFLGEKYPRYARVLPGTSVKLGTDEVTVTGIDKELVGSTASNIEKATRIRDRDPRVFQDGIYIVARGEQ; translated from the coding sequence ATGTCAGCTCAAAGAACTGTATCCATTCCAGAAGGTGTCACCGTTACCATGGTTGACTCCGTTCTGAAGGTAAAAGGGCCCAAAGGCGAACTCCAGCGAGACATGTGGCATCCGGCAATCAATATCGTCATTGAAGACGGTCACGCTGTCTTTACAACCGAATCTGCAAAGAAGCAAGTTGTGGCAATGGTAGGAACCCTTGCTTCACATTGTAAGAATATGTGCACTGGTGTAACCTCAGGTTACCAGTACAGCCTCAAGGTTGTGTACAGTCACTTCCCAATCCAGCTGAAGATGCAGGGCGAAAAACTTGAGATCTTCAACTTCCTTGGCGAGAAATATCCACGGTATGCCCGTGTTCTTCCGGGAACATCAGTAAAACTCGGAACCGACGAGGTAACTGTGACCGGTATTGACAAGGAACTGGTTGGTTCAACCGCTTCAAATATCGAGAAGGCAACCCGAATCCGGGATCGCGATCCCCGTGTATTCCAGGACGGGATTTACATTGTTGCCAGGGGTGAACAGTAA
- a CDS encoding 30S ribosomal protein S8 yields the protein MARLNTVADALCTLKNAADTGRAECIVQPAAALIGEMLRVMKEAGYIREYTLVEDGRGGQFKVTMSGMINKCGAISPRFSVKLADMESWEQQYLPSKSIGMLLISTSKGVMPHHEARQLGIGGELLGYVY from the coding sequence ATGGCAAGACTGAATACGGTTGCGGATGCGTTATGCACGCTCAAGAATGCAGCAGATACCGGACGGGCAGAATGCATCGTCCAGCCTGCAGCTGCATTGATCGGTGAGATGCTCCGCGTTATGAAAGAAGCCGGTTACATCAGGGAGTATACCCTTGTTGAAGACGGCCGTGGTGGCCAGTTTAAGGTAACCATGTCTGGTATGATCAACAAGTGTGGTGCCATCTCCCCCCGGTTCTCGGTAAAGCTGGCTGACATGGAAAGCTGGGAACAGCAGTACCTCCCATCCAAGAGCATCGGTATGTTGCTGATCTCTACTTCAAAAGGTGTAATGCCTCATCATGAAGCACGTCAGCTTGGAATCGGCGGCGAATTGCTGGGGTACGTATACTAA
- a CDS encoding 30S ribosomal protein S14: MSEKAGKERTKVFGRGAHECKLCGRKQGLVRRYSIYFCRQCFREWASKLGFKKLN, from the coding sequence ATGTCTGAGAAGGCTGGAAAAGAAAGGACAAAAGTTTTCGGACGCGGAGCACATGAGTGTAAGCTTTGCGGACGCAAGCAGGGACTTGTCCGCAGATACAGTATATACTTCTGCAGACAGTGCTTCAGAGAATGGGCCAGCAAGCTGGGCTTTAAGAAACTGAACTGA
- a CDS encoding 50S ribosomal protein L5 produces the protein MNPNREVSIDKIVVHMGVGEAGDRLVSAEKILSEITGNKPVRGVAKQTIPAFGLRKGQPLSCKTTLRGNTAEEFLVTSLKVVGNKLSARAVDQQGNFSFGVEEHTDYPGQSYDPKIGIFGLDVTVVVKRNGVRIARRHIQTKKLPLKQRVSHEDTVGFLNGKYGVEVQ, from the coding sequence ATGAACCCAAACCGTGAGGTTTCAATCGACAAGATTGTCGTCCACATGGGTGTCGGAGAAGCAGGAGACCGTCTTGTCAGTGCAGAAAAGATCCTGAGTGAGATCACCGGAAACAAACCGGTCCGTGGAGTTGCAAAACAGACAATTCCCGCATTTGGTCTCAGAAAGGGGCAGCCCCTCAGCTGCAAAACCACTCTGCGTGGTAATACAGCTGAAGAGTTTCTGGTCACTTCTCTGAAAGTTGTCGGGAACAAACTGTCAGCACGGGCAGTCGACCAACAGGGGAATTTCTCCTTTGGTGTCGAAGAACACACCGATTACCCGGGTCAGAGTTATGATCCAAAGATTGGAATCTTTGGTCTCGATGTTACCGTTGTCGTTAAACGCAATGGTGTCCGGATTGCCCGGAGACATATTCAGACCAAGAAACTTCCGCTGAAGCAGCGGGTCAGCCATGAAGACACCGTCGGTTTCCTGAATGGAAAATATGGCGTGGAGGTTCAGTAA
- a CDS encoding 30S ribosomal protein S4e codes for MGQHLKRVVAPNSWGIARKTTKFVMKPSPGPHNTNALPIAVWLRDHIGVARNMKEVKQILRQREILVNGRACRHADMGIGIFDIISIPKTGKHYRILRDAKGRHKTIQIDAEAAQSRLVKITNKTIIKGGKVQLNLRDGSNIIADNSYKTGDSVVLSLKDGELNKILDHFPYQTGSMVMVIGGKHSGNIARITDRVIVSGSLPNRVLLKDEGTGESFETIDEYVVTVGREKSAVDNWGIEE; via the coding sequence ATGGGACAACACCTGAAGAGAGTTGTAGCACCAAATTCCTGGGGTATTGCAAGAAAGACGACAAAGTTCGTCATGAAGCCCTCCCCGGGACCGCACAACACCAATGCACTGCCGATCGCTGTCTGGCTTCGTGATCATATCGGGGTAGCCCGGAATATGAAAGAAGTCAAGCAGATTCTTCGTCAGCGTGAAATACTGGTGAACGGCCGTGCATGTAGACATGCAGACATGGGTATCGGTATCTTTGATATCATCTCCATCCCGAAGACCGGAAAACATTACCGTATTCTTCGTGACGCAAAGGGCCGGCACAAGACCATCCAGATTGATGCAGAAGCTGCCCAATCAAGGCTTGTCAAGATCACCAACAAGACGATCATCAAGGGTGGCAAGGTTCAGCTGAATCTACGTGACGGATCAAACATCATCGCAGACAACAGTTACAAAACCGGCGATTCAGTCGTTCTCTCCCTGAAAGATGGTGAGTTAAACAAGATTCTCGATCACTTCCCATACCAGACCGGAAGCATGGTCATGGTTATCGGAGGAAAGCACTCCGGCAACATCGCCCGGATTACTGATCGTGTGATTGTGAGCGGCAGTCTTCCAAACCGTGTACTTCTCAAGGATGAAGGGACCGGAGAGTCTTTTGAGACCATCGATGAGTATGTTGTCACTGTTGGTCGCGAGAAGTCAGCAGTCGACAACTGGGGGATTGAGGAATGA